The Ramlibacter sp. PS4R-6 nucleotide sequence GAACTCGCCAAGTTCTCCGAGCTGGCCCACCGCTGGTGGGACCCGGAGAGCGAGTTCCGCCCGCTGCACGAGATCAACCCGCTGCGGCTGGAGTGGATCAATTCGCAGTTCCCGCTCAAGGGCCGGCGCGTGCTCGACGTCGGCTGCGGCGGCGGCATCCTGAGCGACTCGATGGCGCGCAAGGGCGCCGAAGTGGTCGGCATCGACCTGGCCACCAAGGCCCTGCGCGTGGCGCAGCTGCATGCCCTGGAAGCAGCGACGCCCAACGTGGAGTACCGCGAGATCAGCGTGGAGGCGCTGGCCCAGCAGGAGCCCGCGAGCTTCGACGCCGTCACTTGCATGGAGATGCTCGAGCACGTGCCCGACCCGGCTTCGGTCCTTCGTGCCTGCTCGCGCCTCGTAAAGCCGGGCGGTTGGGTCTTCATCTCCACGATCAACCGCAACCCGAAGTCGTTCCTGTTCGCCATCGTCGGCGCCGAGTACGTCCTGAACCTGCTGCCGCGCGGCACGCACGAGTACATGAAGTTCATCAAGCCGAGCGAGATGGCGGGTTACTGCCGCGCCGCGGGCCTGGAGCTCGCCTCTACGCGGGGCATGGAATACAACCCCGTGACGCGCCGCTACTGGTTGTCGGCCGACACGAGCGTCAACTACCTGCTGGCCACGCGCAAGACCTGATGTTCCTCGACGTGAAGGCGGTGCTGTTCGACCTGGACGGCACCTTGATCGACAGCGCGCCCGACCTCGGCGCGGCCGCGGACAAGATGCGCGTGGACCGCGGGCTGCCGTCGCTG carries:
- the ubiG gene encoding bifunctional 2-polyprenyl-6-hydroxyphenol methylase/3-demethylubiquinol 3-O-methyltransferase UbiG codes for the protein MTEEILNADPGELAKFSELAHRWWDPESEFRPLHEINPLRLEWINSQFPLKGRRVLDVGCGGGILSDSMARKGAEVVGIDLATKALRVAQLHALEAATPNVEYREISVEALAQQEPASFDAVTCMEMLEHVPDPASVLRACSRLVKPGGWVFISTINRNPKSFLFAIVGAEYVLNLLPRGTHEYMKFIKPSEMAGYCRAAGLELASTRGMEYNPVTRRYWLSADTSVNYLLATRKT